Proteins found in one Corynebacterium canis genomic segment:
- a CDS encoding ABC transporter permease, giving the protein MRFPRLFSIFARSRLRHPTGVFSLIFAPVLLLAMGLLFERNLPVPAYASLTLVMYGALLMPYNLLSLRESGVLQRLRFTPLRPATILAATLTVDCAVCCVGSVATLGCGWALFDAAPTGNIFAILGGVLLAVTAFGSLGLLLSNVYRSCNIANIAGNILMVLLMLTSGVFDVPSVPYLHYSPSWQASEFLHGVWEGRPLDELIVPLCVLVGMSVMCGLIGAKMFRWRS; this is encoded by the coding sequence ATGAGGTTCCCGCGACTGTTCTCCATCTTCGCGCGCTCCCGTCTGCGCCACCCCACCGGCGTATTTTCGCTCATTTTTGCGCCCGTGCTTTTGCTCGCCATGGGCCTGCTTTTCGAACGTAATCTCCCCGTCCCCGCCTACGCTTCCCTCACCCTCGTAATGTATGGCGCGCTACTGATGCCCTACAACCTGCTGTCTCTCCGCGAATCCGGCGTATTGCAGCGCCTCCGCTTCACGCCCCTGCGCCCCGCCACGATTTTGGCCGCCACGTTAACAGTGGATTGCGCGGTGTGCTGCGTGGGCAGCGTTGCAACGTTGGGTTGCGGTTGGGCGCTTTTCGACGCCGCGCCTACCGGGAACATATTTGCGATCCTCGGCGGGGTGCTGCTCGCGGTAACCGCCTTTGGCTCCTTGGGCCTGCTGCTTTCGAACGTCTATCGATCCTGCAATATCGCGAACATCGCGGGCAATATCCTCATGGTCTTGCTGATGCTCACCTCCGGGGTGTTTGACGTGCCGAGCGTGCCCTATCTGCATTATTCCCCGAGCTGGCAGGCCTCCGAATTCTTGCATGGCGTATGGGAGGGCCGCCCCCTCGACGAGCTCATCGTTCCGCTTTGCGTGCTGGTGGGCATGAGCGTGATGTGCGGATTGATCGGCGCGAAAATGTTCCGCTGGCGGAGCTAG
- a CDS encoding ABC transporter ATP-binding protein, with translation MDVVLCENVTRRFGNASALAGVSFTMAEGEIFGVLGPPGAGKTTLINCLIGMDRPTSGSIELFGMRPSAQQRALSSRIGVQPQHPALIQHISVAETMRFFSSLHSRVLPWEDLLESLSLGEEKRTKVHRLSAAQQQKVSIALSFLHQPELLILDELTAAIEPEQRTEIWDAVNTMCEYGTSVFLATQDVSEAEHLCDQVGIMDAGALLAVGTVPGLIRSCVGESAAFLSLDQPAGQAPNLTELEGVTRIVQEGLSLTVYGQGGFVHRILAHLAMHGVQVTRLEVTEPKFSDVFSNLTGRDLHEDSA, from the coding sequence ATGGATGTCGTGCTTTGTGAGAATGTCACGCGGCGATTTGGCAACGCCTCGGCGCTTGCCGGGGTTTCTTTCACCATGGCCGAAGGCGAGATTTTCGGGGTGCTCGGCCCGCCCGGCGCGGGCAAAACAACGCTGATAAATTGCCTCATCGGCATGGACCGCCCCACGTCCGGCAGCATCGAACTTTTCGGCATGCGGCCGAGCGCGCAACAACGTGCATTGAGCTCTCGCATCGGTGTGCAACCGCAGCACCCCGCGCTGATTCAACACATCTCTGTCGCGGAGACGATGCGCTTTTTCTCGTCCCTGCATTCTAGAGTTTTGCCGTGGGAGGATCTGCTGGAATCGCTCAGCCTAGGCGAGGAAAAGCGCACGAAGGTGCACCGATTGTCTGCGGCACAGCAACAAAAGGTTTCAATAGCATTGTCGTTTTTGCACCAGCCTGAGCTGCTGATTTTGGACGAACTCACGGCCGCCATCGAACCGGAACAGCGCACGGAAATCTGGGATGCCGTGAACACGATGTGCGAGTACGGGACCTCCGTATTCCTGGCCACCCAAGACGTTTCCGAAGCCGAGCATTTGTGCGATCAGGTGGGCATTATGGACGCCGGTGCATTGCTCGCGGTAGGCACCGTGCCCGGGCTGATCCGCAGCTGCGTTGGCGAGTCCGCGGCGTTTTTATCGCTGGACCAACCGGCGGGCCAAGCGCCCAACCTTACTGAGCTCGAGGGCGTAACCAGGATCGTGCAGGAGGGCCTTTCGCTTACCGTGTACGGCCAGGGCGGGTTCGTGCACCGCATCCTCGCGCACTTGGCCATGCACGGCGTTCAGGTGACCCGCCTAGAGGTAACGGAACCGAAGTTTTCGGACGTATTTTCCAACCTTACGGGCCGCGATTTGCACGAGGATTCCGCATGA
- a CDS encoding PH domain-containing protein gives MTFNPVSSALIKARYLGQLPWFVIALAAFVCGALWWTPWLWGAGVVTLVLVLWLLWLIPMQVRNMGWLETPDELVIAKGKLWHTVTVVPYGRIQFVDVTAGPLDRLFGLKSVELHTASSSSDSRIDGLPADTADELRDRLAIQARERMSGL, from the coding sequence ATGACCTTTAATCCAGTCTCTTCAGCCTTAATAAAAGCCCGGTATCTGGGGCAGTTACCGTGGTTTGTCATCGCGCTTGCCGCGTTTGTGTGCGGGGCGTTGTGGTGGACGCCATGGCTGTGGGGGGCGGGCGTCGTCACGCTTGTTCTGGTGCTGTGGTTGCTGTGGCTGATTCCCATGCAGGTGCGCAATATGGGGTGGTTGGAAACGCCCGATGAACTGGTGATTGCCAAGGGAAAACTCTGGCACACAGTAACGGTTGTGCCCTATGGGCGGATCCAGTTCGTTGACGTTACCGCCGGACCGCTCGATAGGTTGTTCGGTTTGAAGAGCGTGGAGCTGCACACGGCATCTTCGAGTTCCGATTCCCGCATCGACGGCCTGCCCGCTGATACCGCAGACGAATTGCGCGATCGGCTCGCCATTCAAGCGCGCGAAAGGATGAGCGGACTGTGA
- a CDS encoding PH domain-containing protein, translating to MSEYRRVHRITPLLKFWQFILAAIAMVALNFNQESLLGVWIYLEEEGYLPGSFAILALVLGFAIVCGLVWLVSGVWWRAYGYRLDGEEISVKSGVLSTQLRTARYDRIQAVDVVENVISRIFGVAAVRVETAGGRNSVLNIAFLRRAVAEELREEILDLRSGKPAELEAEPANEPTGEVLIPPIPVSRSLIAAALASLWFVGTAPIGAVFGGLGILVPMLVAALPAVWSVTDRSWNFTATLDRDVLHVSYGLADKRKQSIPLQRIHALRIRQPVLWRLCDWWIVEVSIAGYAQGDKKAGTTRLLPVGTRDQAMHLASVITPLSAAELEAYAPPEGFVAPAFQSPLRARWVSPIDFAQQAITLFDHAVIIHEGRWQRRVTIIHPSHIQELTWRRGPIQRLARVDTIRLDLVDGPARMSARDLAPEDAQRLLATLRGRELPSVIQR from the coding sequence GTGAGCGAATACCGGCGGGTGCATAGGATTACCCCGCTACTGAAATTCTGGCAGTTTATCCTCGCGGCGATCGCCATGGTGGCCCTTAATTTCAACCAGGAAAGCCTGCTTGGGGTGTGGATTTACCTTGAGGAGGAGGGCTACCTTCCGGGCTCGTTCGCGATCCTCGCGCTTGTCCTCGGTTTCGCCATTGTGTGCGGTTTGGTGTGGTTGGTTTCGGGCGTGTGGTGGCGCGCGTACGGGTACCGCCTCGACGGTGAGGAAATCTCCGTAAAAAGCGGCGTGCTTAGTACACAGTTGCGAACCGCGCGCTACGACCGTATCCAGGCTGTCGACGTCGTGGAAAACGTCATTTCCCGCATCTTCGGCGTCGCGGCCGTCCGCGTGGAAACCGCAGGTGGCAGGAATTCCGTACTGAATATCGCCTTCCTGCGCCGCGCCGTGGCGGAGGAATTGCGGGAGGAAATCCTTGATCTCCGTAGCGGAAAACCGGCCGAGCTGGAAGCCGAACCTGCAAACGAACCGACGGGTGAGGTACTGATCCCGCCGATCCCCGTTTCCCGCAGCCTTATCGCCGCTGCGCTGGCCTCGCTCTGGTTCGTGGGTACGGCCCCGATAGGCGCTGTGTTCGGCGGGCTGGGAATATTAGTGCCGATGCTGGTGGCCGCGCTGCCGGCGGTGTGGTCCGTAACCGACCGCAGTTGGAATTTCACCGCCACGCTGGATCGGGACGTGCTTCACGTCAGCTACGGGCTGGCTGACAAGCGCAAGCAATCCATCCCGTTGCAGCGCATCCACGCCCTGCGGATTCGCCAACCCGTGCTATGGCGCCTGTGCGATTGGTGGATCGTGGAAGTCTCCATCGCGGGTTACGCACAGGGGGATAAGAAAGCGGGTACCACGCGGCTGTTGCCGGTGGGTACACGGGATCAGGCGATGCACTTAGCCTCCGTGATCACGCCGCTCAGCGCTGCGGAATTGGAGGCGTATGCGCCGCCGGAAGGTTTCGTCGCCCCGGCTTTCCAGAGCCCACTGCGTGCGCGCTGGGTTTCCCCCATAGACTTCGCCCAGCAGGCCATAACTTTGTTCGATCACGCGGTGATTATCCACGAGGGGCGTTGGCAGCGCAGGGTGACCATCATCCACCCCAGCCACATCCAAGAATTAACGTGGCGCCGCGGGCCGATTCAGCGCCTTGCCCGCGTGGATACCATCCGCCTCGATCTTGTCGACGGTCCCGCACGCATGTCCGCACGCGACCTCGCCCCGGAAGACGCCCAACGGTTGCTCGCTACGTTGCGCGGCCGCGAGCTGCCGAGCGTTATCCAACGTTAA
- a CDS encoding CPBP family intramembrane glutamic endopeptidase: MEKLMEAGRRHPFAAFVVLAYAGSWLGWAPMWASRNGLGILPIELPFAAIAGFNQLGLFLGPFAAAFLVTRLLHGREGVRKLWRKMFQWRVHPCWYFAAVVAIPVSIVGSYLLSGSHPAGATSIGALAVSFVVFLLGGPVQEEPGWRGVALPLLQERFSTFNAALILGFVHTFWHLPMFTVREWDTAGGNPSQLVAYLVLVLSLSVILAWLFDAAPGSLLPVILAHNAVNWALVAFMGEAADNSWPAALGLLVFALLVVLTGRLRASRAHRTPRSSMA, encoded by the coding sequence ATGGAAAAACTTATGGAGGCAGGTCGGAGGCATCCCTTCGCAGCCTTTGTGGTGCTGGCATACGCCGGCTCCTGGCTCGGCTGGGCCCCGATGTGGGCTTCCCGCAACGGCCTAGGGATCCTGCCAATAGAACTCCCGTTCGCGGCGATCGCGGGCTTTAATCAGCTAGGGCTTTTCCTTGGTCCCTTCGCCGCAGCGTTCCTGGTCACCCGCCTTCTCCATGGCCGCGAGGGCGTTCGTAAACTGTGGCGAAAAATGTTCCAGTGGCGGGTGCATCCCTGCTGGTACTTCGCTGCTGTGGTGGCAATCCCGGTCAGCATCGTCGGCTCCTACCTATTGAGCGGCAGCCATCCCGCCGGCGCCACCTCCATCGGCGCGCTTGCCGTGTCCTTCGTCGTGTTTTTGCTCGGCGGTCCGGTGCAGGAGGAGCCCGGCTGGCGGGGCGTCGCGTTGCCGTTGTTGCAGGAGCGGTTTTCTACGTTCAACGCCGCGCTAATCCTTGGGTTCGTACATACGTTCTGGCACCTACCCATGTTTACCGTGCGTGAATGGGACACCGCCGGCGGCAACCCCAGCCAACTCGTCGCGTATCTGGTGCTGGTGCTCAGCCTTTCCGTTATCCTCGCATGGCTTTTCGACGCCGCGCCCGGCAGCCTGCTGCCCGTCATCCTCGCGCACAACGCTGTGAACTGGGCCTTGGTGGCGTTCATGGGGGAGGCCGCGGACAATTCTTGGCCTGCGGCGCTTGGGTTATTGGTTTTCGCGTTGTTGGTCGTGCTGACCGGCCGCCTGCGGGCGTCGCGTGCGCACCGCACCCCCAGAAGTTCAATGGCTTGA
- a CDS encoding metal ABC transporter substrate-binding protein has translation MKRKALFIVAPLAALLLASCSGGAQEEAAAPVGDANHLKVVASTTQICDYTSEIMSNGDFGTIVHDPTGKVSKSNEDKDQQIELTCLLAPNASAHDHEMTREQMSALSEADLLLVNGVDLEHFLDDAIESSGFKGTLVATTGVLSAADIDDLAKQEKKEESLSYKVYRGEEKVKVAEWPFAPAPGEEAEFRFDPHVWTSPKNAKIQVANIGAALSNAAPDFKDAIEKAVKAYEEKLDALDMWAADSLNTVPKDHRVLFTSHDAFGYLSKEYEIEFIGAALSDFNEQQDATAEHIRHAADEVKKSGAVALFAENSNNSKSIEAIAEAAGVKAIINDEALYGDSLGPADSAGGTYIDSIIHNVSTLVNAWGGKPADIPAGLQ, from the coding sequence ATAAAGCGGAAAGCCCTGTTTATTGTGGCTCCACTGGCGGCCCTGTTGCTGGCATCGTGCTCCGGCGGCGCCCAAGAGGAAGCGGCGGCCCCCGTTGGTGATGCCAACCACTTAAAGGTCGTCGCATCGACCACACAGATTTGCGATTACACCAGCGAGATCATGTCCAACGGTGACTTCGGCACCATCGTCCACGATCCAACAGGTAAGGTGTCCAAATCCAACGAGGACAAGGACCAGCAAATCGAACTCACGTGCCTGCTTGCCCCGAATGCCTCGGCTCATGACCACGAAATGACCCGCGAGCAGATGAGCGCCCTTTCCGAGGCGGACCTGCTCTTGGTCAATGGCGTCGATCTCGAACACTTCCTCGATGATGCGATCGAATCCTCCGGTTTTAAAGGCACCCTCGTTGCCACCACCGGTGTGCTGTCCGCAGCGGACATCGATGACCTAGCCAAGCAGGAAAAGAAAGAGGAGTCCCTGTCGTACAAGGTGTACCGCGGCGAGGAGAAGGTAAAGGTTGCGGAATGGCCGTTCGCTCCGGCGCCCGGCGAGGAAGCGGAATTCCGCTTCGACCCGCACGTGTGGACCAGCCCCAAGAACGCCAAGATTCAGGTAGCCAATATCGGCGCCGCGCTTTCGAATGCAGCTCCGGATTTCAAGGACGCAATCGAAAAGGCGGTCAAGGCGTACGAGGAGAAGCTGGACGCCCTCGACATGTGGGCCGCGGATTCGCTGAATACCGTGCCCAAGGATCACCGTGTCCTGTTTACGTCCCATGACGCCTTTGGCTACCTGTCCAAGGAATATGAAATTGAGTTCATCGGCGCCGCCCTCTCGGACTTTAACGAGCAGCAGGACGCCACCGCCGAGCACATTCGCCACGCCGCCGATGAGGTAAAGAAGTCGGGTGCCGTCGCCCTGTTCGCGGAGAACTCCAACAACTCCAAGTCCATCGAAGCTATTGCCGAAGCCGCCGGCGTCAAGGCGATCATCAACGATGAGGCGCTATACGGAGATTCCCTCGGGCCGGCCGATTCCGCGGGCGGCACCTACATTGATTCCATCATTCACAACGTATCCACCCTGGTGAATGCGTGGGGCGGTAAACCGGCAGATATCCCAGCGGGCCTGCAATGA
- a CDS encoding metal ABC transporter ATP-binding protein, translated as MINPTLEFDQASFAYNGTPVLTGITGTVFPGEALALIGPNGAGKTTLLRGILGEVRLVSGVMRRAPGRMGYVPQSADLDLTFPVTVRQVVGMGLIGVRTNQKRARIDAALARVDLLDKAPLRFGGLSGGQRQRVLLARALVCEPKLILLDEPFNGLDEPNRVALLQTIQEAKDDGVAVVASTHDLRLAKETCEKAALLAGKQIAFDRLDEALDQSNMQLAYGGGWRV; from the coding sequence ATGATCAATCCCACACTAGAGTTCGATCAAGCGAGTTTCGCCTATAACGGCACGCCCGTGCTCACGGGTATCACCGGTACTGTCTTCCCCGGCGAGGCGCTCGCTTTGATCGGCCCTAATGGTGCTGGTAAAACCACGTTATTGCGTGGCATTCTTGGCGAGGTCAGGCTTGTCAGCGGGGTGATGCGGCGCGCCCCCGGCCGCATGGGCTACGTGCCGCAATCCGCGGATCTCGATCTCACGTTCCCAGTGACCGTGCGCCAGGTGGTGGGCATGGGTTTGATCGGCGTGCGCACCAACCAAAAGCGTGCGCGTATCGACGCCGCGCTCGCCCGCGTTGACCTCCTAGATAAAGCGCCGTTGCGCTTCGGCGGTTTGTCCGGTGGCCAACGCCAGCGGGTCCTCCTGGCTCGCGCACTGGTGTGTGAACCGAAGTTGATCCTGTTGGACGAACCTTTCAATGGCCTCGACGAGCCGAACCGCGTAGCCCTCTTGCAAACCATTCAGGAGGCAAAGGACGATGGCGTCGCGGTGGTCGCTTCCACGCATGACCTCCGCCTTGCCAAAGAGACGTGCGAAAAGGCCGCGCTGCTCGCCGGGAAGCAAATCGCCTTCGACCGGCTCGATGAAGCGCTCGACCAAAGCAATATGCAACTCGCGTACGGCGGGGGTTGGCGTGTTTGA
- a CDS encoding metal ABC transporter permease — MPFLTPVSDTPFVFRPFILLVVLGCTAGIVGVMVNLRCLEFNAEAMVHSVFPGVVAGAVFGGMDWIIPGAAVAAVFVTIALVWVRHASEAGTAVVLTSFFAAGVVLSLKFGDRSGQLEALMFGRLLEVTEVRLRDALIVCALALILMVLTWQRQVFVAFDPHGARAAGINVLAMDICINVAIAAVVIAASSAIGVLLVIGYLVVPGAAARLLATNIRTMVPVAMGVGVFGGYLGLVALTLPGPISPQATVALSLCALYAVALLARELKVVSR; from the coding sequence GTGCCCTTTCTCACCCCAGTGTCCGATACGCCGTTCGTATTTCGGCCATTTATCCTCCTCGTCGTCCTAGGCTGCACCGCCGGCATCGTCGGTGTGATGGTGAACTTGCGGTGCCTAGAGTTCAATGCGGAGGCCATGGTCCACTCGGTGTTCCCCGGTGTCGTCGCCGGTGCGGTCTTCGGCGGCATGGACTGGATTATTCCCGGTGCCGCCGTGGCGGCGGTGTTTGTCACCATAGCGTTGGTCTGGGTTCGCCACGCTTCGGAGGCAGGCACCGCTGTGGTCCTTACCTCGTTTTTCGCAGCCGGCGTCGTCTTGTCCCTCAAGTTCGGCGATAGATCCGGCCAATTGGAAGCACTGATGTTCGGCAGGCTGCTGGAGGTCACGGAGGTGCGCCTGCGTGACGCCCTGATCGTGTGCGCCCTCGCCTTGATCCTGATGGTGCTCACCTGGCAGCGCCAAGTGTTTGTTGCGTTCGATCCCCACGGGGCCCGCGCCGCAGGCATTAATGTGCTGGCGATGGACATTTGCATCAACGTCGCTATCGCGGCCGTCGTAATTGCTGCGTCTTCGGCGATCGGCGTACTCCTCGTGATCGGATACCTCGTGGTCCCGGGCGCGGCGGCCCGCCTCCTGGCCACCAACATTCGCACAATGGTTCCCGTAGCCATGGGGGTCGGCGTGTTCGGCGGCTACCTCGGATTGGTGGCGCTGACCCTGCCCGGCCCGATTTCCCCGCAGGCCACCGTGGCGCTATCGCTGTGCGCCCTGTACGCCGTCGCATTGCTGGCGCGAGAACTCAAGGTGGTGTCCCGATGA
- a CDS encoding metal ABC transporter permease, with protein MWEIIRLPLVEAVVIGALCGLVGAFAVLRQRVFFAESVTHGAFPGAVLGVVIAQAIGWDLSFSLFTGAALMCLPLAALMYGLARLPEQSSQAAAGLVITVGFSLGYFLAKWFAPLPLKIEGFLTGSILTVRAPDVWAAAAVLAATVFIVWRYGDRLAFLCFDSLGFRAAGHSFLLAESLILGMIVATVVVVIPAVGTIVSIALVAAPAAGLKGLVPDVRKFLILSPVAGVLMSVLGLVLGVYLHLSAGGMIAVVAGVFYGICIGVQSLARRFNYTVGS; from the coding sequence ATGTGGGAAATCATTCGATTGCCGCTGGTGGAGGCCGTGGTGATCGGCGCCCTATGCGGGCTTGTCGGCGCTTTCGCGGTGCTTCGCCAGCGCGTGTTTTTCGCGGAGTCGGTCACCCACGGCGCGTTCCCCGGCGCAGTGCTCGGCGTGGTCATCGCACAGGCGATCGGCTGGGACCTGTCCTTTTCGCTCTTTACCGGCGCGGCCCTGATGTGCCTCCCGCTTGCCGCCTTGATGTACGGCTTGGCGCGCCTTCCCGAGCAATCCTCGCAGGCCGCGGCTGGCCTCGTGATCACGGTGGGTTTCTCCTTGGGATATTTCCTTGCCAAATGGTTCGCCCCATTGCCGCTGAAGATTGAGGGGTTCCTTACCGGCTCCATCCTTACCGTCCGCGCGCCGGACGTGTGGGCTGCCGCCGCGGTGCTCGCCGCCACCGTGTTTATTGTGTGGCGGTATGGCGATCGTCTTGCGTTTTTGTGTTTTGATTCCCTTGGGTTCCGCGCTGCCGGGCATTCCTTCCTGCTTGCGGAATCCTTGATCCTCGGCATGATCGTGGCCACCGTCGTGGTGGTCATCCCAGCCGTTGGCACCATCGTTTCCATCGCCCTTGTGGCGGCCCCCGCCGCGGGTTTGAAGGGCCTAGTCCCGGACGTGCGAAAGTTTCTTATTTTGTCACCTGTCGCGGGTGTGCTGATGAGCGTGCTCGGCCTCGTTCTGGGCGTTTACCTGCATCTTTCGGCAGGTGGTATGATCGCTGTAGTTGCGGGGGTGTTTTACGGAATCTGTATCGGCGTCCAGTCGTTGGCTCGTCGTTTCAACTACACTGTAGGTTCATGA
- a CDS encoding metal-dependent transcriptional regulator, with protein sequence MNVSELPEKTQDYLKVVWDLCERTGQAASLGDIADQMGQKTSTTSEGIKRLTERGLLDHPKYGGISLTDEGRSLAMVMVRRHRLIETFLHSMLGYSWDEVHVEADKLEHAVSDTFVARIDALLGHPARDPHGDPIPDVDGIVETVGLRDIGHVAIGESVAVDRIHDRDPELLRYLAENGIRPGVAVTVSATPYPGMRMLTVDGKDVPLAETSLWAINVVDASSHSAGES encoded by the coding sequence ATGAATGTAAGCGAGTTGCCGGAGAAGACTCAGGATTATCTCAAAGTTGTTTGGGACCTGTGTGAGCGCACGGGTCAGGCAGCGAGCTTGGGTGATATTGCGGACCAGATGGGGCAGAAGACCTCCACCACGTCCGAGGGCATTAAGCGGCTTACGGAGCGCGGTTTGCTCGATCACCCAAAGTATGGTGGCATTTCCCTCACTGATGAGGGCCGCTCGCTTGCCATGGTTATGGTCCGCCGCCACCGCCTGATCGAAACTTTTTTGCATTCCATGCTCGGCTATTCCTGGGACGAGGTGCACGTGGAGGCGGATAAGTTAGAGCACGCCGTTTCCGACACCTTTGTCGCGCGTATCGACGCCCTTTTGGGCCACCCTGCGCGCGACCCCCACGGTGACCCCATCCCTGACGTCGACGGGATTGTTGAAACCGTGGGCTTGCGCGATATCGGCCACGTTGCCATCGGCGAGTCCGTGGCGGTGGATCGCATCCATGATCGTGATCCCGAACTGTTGCGCTATCTCGCCGAGAACGGCATTCGTCCTGGGGTGGCAGTCACGGTGAGCGCCACGCCGTATCCGGGCATGCGCATGCTCACTGTGGATGGCAAGGATGTTCCGTTGGCGGAGACGAGCCTGTGGGCGATCAATGTCGTTGACGCTTCGTCACACTCCGCCGGGGAATCCTAA
- a CDS encoding tRNA (cytidine(34)-2'-O)-methyltransferase produces the protein MSESPRGCPIHIVFDQPCIPPNTGNAIRMCAGTGAHLHLAGPLGFNLEERNLRRAGLDYHDLATMTVHKNLEACLAALPASRVFAFTSGASAFHTDVRWQDGDVLLFGTEPTGLDAAALAHPRITQHVRIPMLPARRSMNLSNAAAVACYEAWRQLGFPGGV, from the coding sequence ATGAGTGAATCCCCGCGCGGCTGCCCCATCCATATCGTGTTCGACCAGCCTTGCATCCCGCCCAATACCGGCAACGCGATCCGCATGTGTGCTGGCACCGGGGCGCACCTCCACCTCGCCGGGCCGCTCGGATTCAACCTGGAAGAACGCAACCTGCGCCGAGCCGGGCTGGATTACCACGACCTAGCAACCATGACCGTGCATAAAAACCTTGAAGCGTGCCTCGCCGCATTGCCCGCGAGCCGAGTCTTTGCGTTCACTTCCGGCGCATCCGCCTTTCATACGGACGTGCGATGGCAGGACGGGGACGTTCTCCTATTTGGCACCGAACCCACCGGACTCGATGCCGCCGCTCTAGCGCATCCCCGCATCACACAACACGTTCGAATCCCGATGCTGCCCGCGCGGCGATCCATGAACCTCTCCAACGCCGCGGCTGTCGCCTGCTACGAAGCGTGGCGGCAATTAGGATTCCCCGGCGGAGTGTGA
- a CDS encoding cation:proton antiporter family protein: MPPELLVASIFAIIGGLGAYALRLPPLVGFLAAGFALNAVGVTRLAGIAAVSDIGVTVLLFTIGLHLDPKAIAQIRIVGTTVGHTLLNTGSFAIVLALCGMFQILPNTGFASFLLLGLACSFSSTVFVMAVLDETGRTRSTVGAIAIGVLVLQDVIAVAFLVGASGRMPELWAVVFVLLPLLRPLVRRLPDHIYRTDLLVLAGVTLAVAAYALFELAGLSGSLGSLIAGLIVSAHPIAGRMFTALTSVRELLLVGFFIEIGLGGIPNFQGFIAAGVLLLLVPLKTVLFIGLLYFSGMSHRTSTLAAGVLSNYSEFGLIVVAIAVQGMLLPSSWVQIMAVAVAGSFVLCSLAKLRVGWIMKVVVPWVPELPPERLARGERPIDVEGIDALVLGMGRVGLGAYRRLADTHNLNVAGVEFDRDRVEYLRDRGIRVFQGDATDPELWIRVHAEGRHPKLVVLAMPEHSANVDALKMLETVNENLVTAGLAKYSRTTAELTALGVDATLNLYDGAGTELADVAFHAYSARSVSCEDG; encoded by the coding sequence ATGCCCCCAGAGTTACTCGTCGCCTCGATTTTCGCCATCATCGGTGGCCTTGGGGCGTATGCATTGCGCCTGCCACCGTTGGTAGGCTTTCTTGCTGCGGGTTTCGCCCTGAACGCGGTGGGGGTGACCAGGCTCGCTGGTATTGCGGCGGTGTCGGATATCGGGGTCACGGTGTTGTTGTTTACCATCGGTCTGCACCTTGACCCCAAGGCCATCGCCCAGATCCGAATCGTGGGCACCACCGTCGGCCATACTCTGTTGAATACTGGATCGTTTGCTATCGTCCTCGCGCTTTGCGGCATGTTTCAGATCTTGCCCAATACCGGTTTCGCTTCCTTCCTGCTGTTGGGGTTGGCGTGTTCGTTTTCCTCCACGGTGTTTGTGATGGCCGTATTGGATGAAACGGGCCGCACCCGATCCACAGTTGGCGCGATTGCCATCGGTGTGTTGGTGCTGCAGGACGTTATCGCGGTGGCGTTCTTGGTCGGGGCGTCGGGACGCATGCCGGAACTTTGGGCCGTGGTGTTCGTGTTGCTGCCGTTGCTGCGTCCTTTGGTGCGCCGCCTGCCGGACCATATTTATCGCACCGACTTGCTGGTTCTCGCGGGCGTGACGTTGGCCGTCGCTGCGTACGCGTTGTTTGAGCTGGCCGGGCTGAGCGGTTCGTTGGGTTCCTTGATCGCCGGCTTGATCGTTTCCGCGCACCCGATCGCTGGCCGCATGTTTACCGCCTTGACCAGCGTGCGGGAGCTGCTGCTCGTGGGGTTCTTTATCGAAATCGGCCTGGGCGGCATCCCCAATTTCCAGGGTTTTATCGCCGCCGGCGTGCTGCTATTGCTAGTGCCATTGAAGACGGTGCTGTTTATCGGCCTGCTGTATTTCTCGGGCATGTCGCACCGCACCTCCACGCTGGCCGCCGGGGTGTTGAGCAATTATTCGGAGTTTGGCCTGATCGTGGTGGCGATCGCGGTGCAGGGCATGCTGTTGCCGTCGTCGTGGGTGCAGATTATGGCGGTGGCCGTGGCGGGTAGTTTTGTCCTGTGTTCGTTGGCTAAATTGCGCGTGGGCTGGATTATGAAGGTGGTGGTTCCGTGGGTTCCGGAGCTTCCGCCCGAGCGCCTAGCCCGCGGCGAACGTCCGATCGACGTCGAGGGTATCGACGCCCTCGTGCTCGGCATGGGGCGCGTAGGCCTCGGCGCGTACCGGCGGCTGGCGGACACCCATAATCTCAACGTCGCCGGCGTGGAATTCGATCGGGATCGCGTGGAATACTTGCGCGACCGAGGGATTCGCGTTTTCCAAGGGGATGCGACCGATCCGGAATTGTGGATACGGGTGCATGCGGAAGGCCGTCACCCCAAGCTTGTGGTGCTGGCCATGCCGGAACACAGCGCGAACGTAGATGCGTTAAAGATGCTGGAGACCGTGAATGAAAACCTGGTCACCGCCGGCCTGGCCAAATACAGCCGGACCACCGCCGAGCTCACCGCGCTTGGGGTGGACGCTACACTGAATCTTTACGATGGTGCCGGCACGGAACTGGCCGATGTGGCCTTTCATGCGTACTCCGCGCGTTCGGTTTCCTGCGAGGATGGCTGA